The Bacillota bacterium DNA segment AAGCCCGATGACGAAGTCAGAAAAGGTGAAAAGATAGAAGATGATAAGGGCTTTTATGACAGGGATATGCTGCAATATGAAGTGCAGTTCGGTGACGACATAGAAATGACCGACGCTTTGGAAAAGCTGATTTTTAAGCTTTATCCGTTCAGAGGTTATATATCTGAAATTGCCTCAGAGTATGATATTAAACTGAGCGTTTTCATCGATTCATTTTCACATGAAATTTTCTTCACTCTCCCGAAAAATATCACGAAAGAATTAAAAGAGTTCAATATAGATTTTGAAATCATGCTCTATTCACCTCGTTAGGCTGATTTTAAGTCGTATCACCTATATGTAACCGCCTTTGCGATGCCCGTACTTTTTGACAGTCTGACAGACGCTCGAAAAATGACAGGCAGACGAGAACAGGCGCACGTCGCTGTATGCAGATACAGCAGGGC contains these protein-coding regions:
- a CDS encoding DUF4279 domain-containing protein, which gives rise to KPDDEVRKGEKIEDDKGFYDRDMLQYEVQFGDDIEMTDALEKLIFKLYPFRGYISEIASEYDIKLSVFIDSFSHEIFFTLPKNITKELKEFNIDFEIMLYSPR